The following are encoded together in the Lathyrus oleraceus cultivar Zhongwan6 chromosome 3, CAAS_Psat_ZW6_1.0, whole genome shotgun sequence genome:
- the LOC127126806 gene encoding phenylalanine--tRNA ligase, chloroplastic/mitochondrial gives MMISSVHTTLFVGASLFRHSNNSLRSLAFCLPFSSATASLSTDKLSNKKWRQPVFSSLDLGGVKITKQDVVRDDPTNNVPDNIFSKLGMQLHRRDQHPLGILKNAIYEYFDTNYSNKFNKFDDLCPIVSLKQNFDDVLVPEDHVSRSYNDTYYIDPQTVLRCHTSAHQAELLRDGYTHFLVTGDVYRRDSIDSTHYPVFHQMEGFRVFVPEEWEASGMDATSFSAADLKKCLEGLARHLFGDVEMRWVDTYFPFTNPSFELEIYFKEKWLEVLGCGVTEQEILKRNGVSNNVAWAFGLGLERLAMVLFDIPDIRLFWSNDERFTSQFSKGQLGVKFKPFSKYPPCYKDISFWINESFTENNLCEVVRGVAGDLAEEVQLIDNFTNKKGMTSHCYRIAYRSMERSLTDDEINDLQWKVRELVQNKLEVVIR, from the exons ATGATGATCTCTTCCGTGCATACTACACTTTTTGTTGGAGCATCTCTCTTTCGTCACAGTAATAATAGCTTAAGAAGCTTAGCATTTTGTTTACCTTTCTCATCTGCAACTGCTTCTCTTTCCACTGACAAGCTTTCCAACAAGAAATGGAGGCAACCGGTTTTCTCTTCGTTGGACCTTGGCGGAGTCAAGATTACCAAACAAG ATGTAGTGAGGGATGATCCAACAAACAATGTTCCAGACAACATATTTTCAAAACTTGGAATGCAGCTTCACAGGAGGGATCAACACCCTCTTGGGATACTCAAGAATGCGATATACGAGTATTTTGACACAAATTATTCAAACAAGTTCAATAAATTTGACGACCTTTGTCCTATTGTTTCACTGAAGCAG AACTTTGATGATGTCTTGGTTCCTGAAGATCATGTGAGTAGAAGCTATAATGATACATACTATATAGACCCTCAAACTGTTTTAAGGTGCCACACAAGTGCTCATCAGGCAGAATTATTGAGAGATGGATATACTCATTTCCTTGTTACCGGGGATGTTTATCGAAGGGATTCAATTGATTCTACTCATTATCCTGTCTTCCATCAA ATGGAAGGCTTTCGGGTTTTTGTTCCAGAGGAATGGGAGGCTTCTGGGATGGATGCCACATCATTTTCAGCAGCAGACCTAAAGAAATGCCTCGAGGGTCTAGCGcgccatttatttg GTGATGTAGAAATGCGATGGGTCGATACCTATTTCCCATTTACTAATCCATCATTTGAACTTGAAATATATTTCAAG GAAAAGTGGTTGGAGGTTTTAGGGTGTGGAGTGACAGAGCAAGAGATTCTGAAAAGAAATGGGGTATCTAATAATGTTGCTTGGGCTTTTGGCCTAGGTTTGGAGAGGTTAGCTATGGTTCTATTTGACATACCCGACATTCGCCTCTTTTGGTCAAATGATGAGCGATTTACCTCTCAG TTCTCCAAGGGCCAGTTAGGGGTCAAATTTAAGCCGTTTTCAAAG TATCCTCCTTGTTACAAGGACATCAGTTTCTGGATCAATGAATCATTTACTGAAAACAATCTGTGTGAAGTTGTCAGAGGAGTAGCAGGGGATCTTGCAGAAGAG GTGCAATTAATAGACAACTTCACCAACAAGAAAGGAATGACCAGCCACTGCTATAGGATTGCATATAGGTCTATGGAACGTTCTCTCACTGATGATGAAATTAACGATCTGCAG TGGAAAGTAAGAGAACTGGTGCAGAACAAATTGGAAGTTGTCATAAGATGA
- the LOC127126807 gene encoding ATP-dependent Clp protease proteolytic subunit 3, chloroplastic gives MEVSLATCMPLSFKSNKTLLKHNNNIFHSQIPTLNLSTKHRTTIFNAIKPTLSSNWLVSHDLSAKTASPLLPKFEELDTTNMLLRQRIVFLGSQVDDMTADFVISQLLFLDADDPTKDIKLFINSPGGSVTAGMGIYDAMKLCNADVSTVCFGLAASMGAFLLAAGTKGKRYCMPNSKVMIHQPLGSVGGVGTEVCIRVRELIYHKIKINKILSRITGRPEEQIELDTDRDNFMNPWEAKEYGLVDEVIDDGKPGLVAPIVDATPPPKTQIKDIWEIKGNTKGKKQLPSEETPTAV, from the exons atGGAAGTGAGTTTAGCCACATGTATGCCACTAAGCTTCAAATCGAACAAGACGCTCTTGAAGCATAACAATAACATTTTCCACTCTCAAATTCCCACCCTCAATCTTTCAACCAAACACAGAACAACAATCTTTAACGCAATCAAACCCACTTTATCCTCCAACTGGCTCGTTTCCCATGATTTATCTGCCAAAACTGCTTCTCCATTGCTTCCCAAATTCGAAGAACTTGACACTACCAACATGCTTCTCCGTCAAAGAATTGTCTTTTTGGGTTCTCAG GTGGATGATATGACTGCAGATTTTGTAATCAGTCAGCTTTTGTTTCTGGATGCTGATGACCCTACGAAAGACATCAAGTTGTTTATAAATTCACCTGGTGGTTCTGTTACGGCTG GAATGGGAATTTATGATGCCATGAAGTTATGCAACGCAGACGTGTCAACAGTTTGCTTTGGACTTGCAGCATCCATGGGTGCATTTCTCCTTGCTGCAGGAACAAAAGGGAAGAGATATTGTATGCCAAATTCTAAAGTTATGATTCATCAACCGCTCGGGTCTGTTGGCGGAGTA GGTACAGAAGTGTGCATCCGTGTGAGAGAATTGATATACCACAAGATTAAGATAAACAAGATACTATCAAGAATTACGGGAAGGCCTGAAGAGCAG ATTGAATTGGACACAGACCGTGACAATTTTATGAATCCTTGGGAAGCGAAGGAATACGGTTTGGTTGATGAGGTTATTGATGACGGAAAACCAGGATTAGTTGCTCCAATTGTAGATGCAACACCACCTCCAAAAACTCAGATTAAGGATATATGGGAAATTAAAGGAAACACAAAAGGTAAGAAGCAACTGCCCTCAGAGGAAACACCAACTGCTGTATGA